In Palaeococcus ferrophilus DSM 13482, the genomic window TTGTTTACAAGGATGGGTACCTACAAAGCACATACAAGTTGCAATAAGACTCTAGGAGAATTGAAATGTGCGGTATTTGACATAAACGCCCCCAACACGAACAGTTGCAATAAGACTCTAGGAGAATTGAAATAACACGGAATTGAAAGAGCGGATTTTAGCGCTTTTGAGTTGCAATAAGACTCTAGGAGAATTGAAATCAAGGCTTCGCGTCGTAGTGTATGCGGTCGTCCCAACCCGTTGCAATAAGACTCTAGGAGAATTGAAATTCGTTGGTTCAGCTACTAAATCGGACTTCAACGCTACGTTGCAATAAGACTCTAGGAGAATTGAAATAGAGGTTGTTAAAACTTCCGAAGGACCCGAAGGAATAAATGTTGCAATAAGACTCTAGGAGAATTGAAATGAGAATATATGGCGGTGTAGAGCACAGGAAGCGCAAGCATGTTGCAATAAGACTCTAGGAGAATTGAAGCTGGGGGAGGTTTCTGGGGTTTTTCTGGCATCTTTCTGAGCCCCCTAAGTTACCCCCTTGTTCAGCGTTCCGTCGGTGGCTACTTTTGGTTAAACTGAAAGCCGACCAACTTTAGAGAATCCGAGGTATACTCCCACGCAGCGCTATCAGCCGCTTGTTCTTTTTCTTGATGTACATCCAACATGGAAATTGTAATATACAAGTTATGTTGCATAATCAATTGATTTATATCGCCTGGAGGGGAAAAATATGAAAAAATTGAACGTCCTAATGTTAGTACTACTTTTGCTTTTTTCCGCGGTTCCCCTCAGCACGCACTCACTCGCGGAAGCCACCACGGAGCCCGCGGCCACACCCACCTTGATGAACTTTACACTCTTTGGAACCCCGGAGGAGGGAATTGAAAGAGTTGCGAGCGGCAGTCTGGACCTCCTGCTGTCGAGCTACCCCCTCTCTACGTACAACTCCCTCCCTGGAGGGGTCATTGCAAACCTCTCACTGTACCGCACGGCCCTCGTCTACAACGAGCTCTCGTTTAACACCTACCACGACCCTGATAAGGACGCTCCCATCGTCACCGTTGGTGACCAGGTTTACTTCAACCCCTTCGCCATTAGAGAAGTCAGGTTCGCCATGAACTGGCTCGTCAACAGGGAGTACATCGTTAACGACATCCGGGCTGGCAGCGGGGAGCCCATGTTTGGATGCGTAAGGCCCACCCATCCGGCGGATGTGTACTTCGAGCCTGTCTACAGAAGCTTGGGAATCCCATCGGACGGTAACGTATACTACGCCCTTGACGTGTTTAATGACGCCATGTTAGCGGCGGTTTCTCAGGTTTCAACGTACGGACACACCCTTGAGCGTAGGGCGGATGGCTTCTGGTACTTCGACGGACAGCCCGTTACCATCAAGTTCATCATCCGCATAGAGGACGAGAGAAGGCAGATAGGCGACTACGTGGCGGATTTGATAGAAAACTACCTTGGATTCCACGTCGAAAGACTGTACTGGGACAGGAACACCGCCGGCAGCGTCGTATTCAATCACCCTCCAAGCGACTACGAGTGGAACATCTACACCGGAGGATGGGCTTCAATGGGCCTTCCCTCAGTATGGGTTGACAGCTACACAGCATGGTTCTACGGTTCATGGTTCGGTTTCGTGCCCGGTGGCGTTGAGCCCAGACACGAGAACACCCTAACCGTCAGAGAGGCACTGGAGTACATCGGGAGTGGCGACGCTTCCCTCGGTTTGAGCATGCTCGAGCCCATGTACTACACCACCCTCGACGTGCTTGGGCCCATACTCAACTGGACAGAGGAGGAGCTCACGTACCTGCTGATCCAATACTCGATAAGCCGTTCATCGGTCAGCGGCACCCCTCACCTCCACCCCGAGATCGTTCCCGACGACCCCATAAGCATAACGAGCGAGGAACAGTACTGGGACATCCAGAAGCTCAGCATGTTAGTGGGAATACTCGAAAGCCCGAGGATATTCCTTATGGAAAACACCAACTTCTACCCCGCCAGCAGGGGAAGGGTCGAGAGCATTACGGCCGAGCCGAACACGGGGATAAGCACCCGCTGGAGCCTCATGACCGCATCAACACCGGACGGAACCCTGAACGTGGGGATGGCCAATTCCTTCGTGACCCCCGCCAACCCCGTTGGGGGTATGAGGGATCTCTATTCGGCAAGTGTCCTAAACCTCGTGACGGATCCCGGCGCCTCAATGAACTTCAACGGTCGGATTGCCCCATACAGGTGTTCCTGGACGGTGGAGAACGGCCCCTTCACGGTTCCCGGGGATGCGGTGGTATACGACCAGAACGAGGGATGGGTGCCGAGGCACGCGGGAGAGGAGGCCAACGTTAGGGTGACGGTGAGCTGTGACCTTGGAAGCTGGCACAACGGAATTACCGGCGATATCGATGACATAAAGAATTACGTGGCATTCCTCTACGCCTGGTCCCAGCAGGACGGCCACGACGATAGTTACTACGATGCGAGCGTTGAGTCGAGAGTTGATTCCGTGCTCAACATGGTTAAGGGGTTCCAGTGGACGGCGGACGGCTACGTTGCCTATGGAACCTACATGAACCAGCTGGATGAGAACGTCACGGCCAGTTACTACGTGTTCTACCCGAGCCTCCCGTGGGAGCTCTACTGGGCCATGGGGGAGCTGGTGGCCGATGGTGCCGCCTACGGGGTCAGCGCCAACTACTCCTTCAGCAGCAGCGGAGAGGGAGTCATCTGGCTCGACCTCCTCAATTCGAGCCACGTGGCAGATCTCAGGACGGTGATAAGCGCCATAGCCAGCGGAAGCGCCGCCCACACCTTCCCCGGCATTGATTGGAGCTCCGCCACGGCGAGGTTCAACGCGGACATGGGCTTTAGCGATACCTACGGGCATCTGTTCATAGGCAACGGACCGTACTACATAGAGAGCTACACCGCGGAGCCGTTCAACGTCGTTCTGAGGGCCTTTGACGCTTATCCTGTAACCCGGGCGGAGCTGATGACGTTCCTCACCGGCCACTACGAGAGGGCGGACGTTACTCCCCCATCCATCGTGGACGTCAACGTCTCCCCCGAGAGCCAGGAGGTGGGCAACTTCACCACCATAAGCTGGGTGGCATCGGACGACAGCGGACTAGCGAACGTAACCCTCGAGATTACGGACCCCTCGGGGACGCCCCTGCGGGTTGAGCTCGACCCCTCCATTGGAGTTTACTCCTACGATTACACGATACCCGCAGTCGGCACGTACACGGCTAGGATAGTAGTTGAAGACACCTATGGAAACGTCCGTGAGGTGGGCCTCGAGTTCTACGGTAAGGAGAGCCTGGCAGAATCCTTAACGGTAAACGGGAGCACGGGCAACGTCACGGTCTCGACGGAGGGCGTGGAGCTCGGCATTGACGTTAACGAGAGCGTAGAGGGTGAGCAGACGATATCGGTCAACGTCACCATAACGACCAACGAGGGGGAGCTGGCAGGGGAGAACGTGAGTGGTCTGGCCGTCGCTACCACGGGCGCAGATGAAACGGTGGCCCCCGTGAAGTATGTTGCGGTCAGCGTTGAGGCGAACGAGAGCACCGTGGAGAAGTACACCCTCAACGTCAGCTACACCGATGGGGAGGTAGCAGGAATTGACGAGAGCACCCTGAGCCTCTACTACTGGAACGGAA contains:
- a CDS encoding triple tyrosine motif-containing protein, with translation MKKLNVLMLVLLLLFSAVPLSTHSLAEATTEPAATPTLMNFTLFGTPEEGIERVASGSLDLLLSSYPLSTYNSLPGGVIANLSLYRTALVYNELSFNTYHDPDKDAPIVTVGDQVYFNPFAIREVRFAMNWLVNREYIVNDIRAGSGEPMFGCVRPTHPADVYFEPVYRSLGIPSDGNVYYALDVFNDAMLAAVSQVSTYGHTLERRADGFWYFDGQPVTIKFIIRIEDERRQIGDYVADLIENYLGFHVERLYWDRNTAGSVVFNHPPSDYEWNIYTGGWASMGLPSVWVDSYTAWFYGSWFGFVPGGVEPRHENTLTVREALEYIGSGDASLGLSMLEPMYYTTLDVLGPILNWTEEELTYLLIQYSISRSSVSGTPHLHPEIVPDDPISITSEEQYWDIQKLSMLVGILESPRIFLMENTNFYPASRGRVESITAEPNTGISTRWSLMTASTPDGTLNVGMANSFVTPANPVGGMRDLYSASVLNLVTDPGASMNFNGRIAPYRCSWTVENGPFTVPGDAVVYDQNEGWVPRHAGEEANVRVTVSCDLGSWHNGITGDIDDIKNYVAFLYAWSQQDGHDDSYYDASVESRVDSVLNMVKGFQWTADGYVAYGTYMNQLDENVTASYYVFYPSLPWELYWAMGELVADGAAYGVSANYSFSSSGEGVIWLDLLNSSHVADLRTVISAIASGSAAHTFPGIDWSSATARFNADMGFSDTYGHLFIGNGPYYIESYTAEPFNVVLRAFDAYPVTRAELMTFLTGHYERADVTPPSIVDVNVSPESQEVGNFTTISWVASDDSGLANVTLEITDPSGTPLRVELDPSIGVYSYDYTIPAVGTYTARIVVEDTYGNVREVGLEFYGKESLAESLTVNGSTGNVTVSTEGVELGIDVNESVEGEQTISVNVTITTNEGELAGENVSGLAVATTGADETVAPVKYVAVSVEANESTVEKYTLNVSYTDGEVAGIDESTLSLYYWNGSEWIRLRDYVGRQVPNGPFVYDAGVNTVENYVWAVVDHFSVYALGGLPVPSVEIISPEDGEVFYTNTTANVTVEWSGQDELAVDHYEIRLNDGEWINVGLSTEYTFHDLEQGKYEVYVKAVNIAGNENTTSVSFTVSPFKRAPPARGKGAVNVIIKLWTLYRYREMKFEELYTEAVEAGVDNETLGEAMEYATLAREYYQEALTYGEPPQKVTPLQIRPLLLAYLNMNRAVEILERALG